A genomic region of Colletotrichum destructivum chromosome 5, complete sequence contains the following coding sequences:
- a CDS encoding Putative SH3 domain-containing protein: MPSYGSLHSPSLRKMEQSRVQYGRKGINLGNIIGDPFALATVSISMLAWIIAFISAIIATTQVTDNTGSFPPFTWWTIVYMLFLIAGVFVVVASDTAQTYHVALTGYLGAALALNSLTIHSLIYSPIGARQSAGAGFILMAMVTIVWIFYFGSAPSAKPRAYLDSFALQKESGNRQMMYAGGRPETSTSVQPPQMYTSAQLNGFENPSPVQGIPTTQTRSSGVPPTFNAAPPAAKPPGQDQEVVPPTEYPYRAKAIYSYEANPDDANEISFSKHEILEVSDVSGRWWQARKETGETGIAPSNYLILL; encoded by the exons ATGCCATCCTACGGTTCTCTTCATTCACCGTCATTGCGCAAAATGGAACAATCAAGGGTTCAGTACGGGAGGAAGGGCATTAATCTGGGGAACATCATCGGTGATCCCTTCGCCCTAGCCACAgtctccatctccatg CTTGCATGGATAATCGCATTTatcagcgccatcatcgcgACGACCCAAGTCACAGATAATACCGgctctttccccccctttaCATGGTGGACCATTGTCTACATGCTGttcctcatcgccggcgtcttcgtcgtcgtcgcttcCGACACGGCGCAGACCTACCACGTCGCCCTCACGGGGTACTTGGGTGCCGCCCTGGCCCTCAACTCGCTCACCATCCACTCCCTCATCTACTCGCCCATCGGCGCCCGCCAGTCTGCTGGTGCCGGCTTCATCCTGATGGCCATGGTTACC ATTGTTTGGATCTTTTACTTCGGCTCCGCCCCGTCAGCGAAGCCGCGCGCCTACCTCGACTCCTTCGCCCTGCAGAAGGAATCCGGCAACCGACAAATGATGtacgccggcggccgccccgAAACCTCGACCTCAGTGCAGCCCCCCCAGATGTACACGTCGGCGCAGCTCAACGGCTTCGAGAACCCGTCTCCCGTCCAGGGCATCCCCACCACCCAGACCCGCAGCTCAGGCGTGCCGCCCACATTCAACGCGGCGCCGCCTGCCGCGAAGCCCCCCGGCCAAGACCAGGAGGTGGTGCCGCCTACCGAGTATCCCTACCGCGCGAAGGCCATCTACAGCTACGAGGCCAACCCTGACGATGCGAACGagatctccttctccaagcACGAAATTCTGGAGGTTAGCGACGTGAGCGGACGGTGGTGGCAGGCGCGcaaggagacgggcgagacAGGCATCGCGCCAAGCAACTACCTGATCCTGTTATAA
- a CDS encoding Putative class I glutamine amidotransferase: MPGNHSNTSSNDFQHHCTILTLYSNPPAAMAFNLSKPNRKIQAGVILTKGVTEMLDVAPFEFFGWTDETACRVMNLPEEMWKDAIDIELHWVSEDGKPVQMKSAAQIEPTDSFASCPPLDIALMGASVGHKTSDAEIAFIRKVYDQCSAFLTICGGVMPPLEAGILAGKTATGPRLVIGALRERAPAVNWVETRWAHDGKLWTSSSLLNGTDMMRAFVEATWGGKSGMFEALLDIGGFPARDVDFKDFKGHHYPMEKLEF; the protein is encoded by the exons ATGCCTGGAAACCATTCGAATACATCATCCAACGACTTCCAACATCACTGCACAATCTTAACTCTCTACTCAAACCCCCCCGCAGCCATGGCCTTCAACCTTAGCAAGCCGAATCGCAAGATTCAAGCCGGTGTCATATTGACAAAGGG CGTCACCGAGATGCTCGACGTAGCGCCCTTTGAGTTCTTCGGCTGGACGGATGAGACCGCGTGTCGGGTAATGAACCTTCCCGAGGAGATGTGGAAGGATGCCATCGATATTGAGCTCCACTGGGTCTCCGAGGATGGGAAGCCAGTCCAGATGAAGAGCGCAGCCCAGATCGAACCCACC GACTCGTTTGCGTCTTGCCCACCGCTTGACATTGCGCTTATGGGTGCTAGCGTGGGCCACAAGACGAGCGACGCTGAGATAGCCTTCATTCGCAAAGTCTACGACCAGTGCAGCGCCTTCCTCACCATCTGTGGCGGCGTCATGCCCCCCCTGGAAGCAggcatcctcgccggcaaaACGGCCACCGGCCCACGTCtggtcatcggcgccctgcgggagagggcgccggcggtcAATTGGGTCGAGACGCGCTGGGCGCACGACGGCAAGCTCTggacctcgagctcgctGCTGAACGGCACGGACATGATGCGCGCCTTCGTCGAGGCCACGTGGGGCGGAAAGAGCGGGATGTTTGAGGCgctcctcgacatcggcggGTTCCCTGCGAGGGACGTGGACTTCAAAGACTTCAAGGGACATCACTACCCGATGGAGAAACTGGAGTTTTGA
- a CDS encoding Putative DASH complex subunit Spc19 protein, with protein sequence MAHNGATYADCVASLRSSLDFLSSSVAALDAGVSDLPRVASVLRPTRHFELIPQPTLAAAEASLRDEIGPQIALLLDRADAQIARRERRIETLQARCELLQGRLARPEADDDDENNGGGGGGATKKYKNSRGDAKRKPLGGERALRARAVRQRREGLEYSVERLELEVLTKERELRKRLDKA encoded by the coding sequence ATGGCCCACAACGGAGCAACCTACGCAGACTGCGTCGCCTCCCTCCGCTCCTCCCTCgacttcctctcctcctccgtcgccgccctcgacgccggcgtctcCGACCTTCCCCGCgtcgcctccgtcctccgcCCGACCCGTCACTTCGAGCTGATCCCCCAGcccaccctcgccgccgccgaggcctccCTGCGCGACGAGATCGGGCCCCAGATCGCCCTGCTCCTTGAccgcgccgacgcccagaTCGCCCGCCGCGAGAGGCGCATCGAGACCCTCCAGGCCCGTTGCGAACTGCTTCAGGGCCGCCTGGCCCGGCCCGaggctgacgacgacgacgaaaataacggcggcggcggcggcggcgccaccaaGAAGTACAAGAATAGCAGGGGGGACGCGAAAAGAAAGCCGCTGGGTGGGGAGAGGGCCTTGAGAGCGAGGGCCGTGAGGCAGAGGAGGGAAGGGCTGGAGTATAGCGTCGAGAGGCTCGAGCTGGAGGTCCTGACCAAGGAGCGGGAACTGAGAAAGAGGCTGGACAAGGCATAG